A single window of uncultured Methanospirillum sp. DNA harbors:
- a CDS encoding metal-dependent transcriptional regulator has product MAADKVSQRKEDLLEVIFEIVQDKGYAKSRDIAAALQITPATVTDGFKRLSDAGLVNYEPYGGVTLTEAGSRIARRTKESHQTLQRLLELAGVEKETADSEACIMEHGLSPDSCDKINRIVAFIEECITDSEMNQRFREILNDSDAAHYHK; this is encoded by the coding sequence ATGGCAGCAGATAAAGTTTCACAGCGAAAAGAGGATCTCCTTGAGGTAATTTTTGAGATCGTGCAGGACAAGGGGTATGCTAAGTCACGTGATATCGCAGCAGCCCTGCAGATAACCCCTGCAACTGTAACCGATGGGTTTAAACGGCTCTCTGATGCAGGCCTGGTAAATTATGAGCCATACGGCGGGGTTACACTGACAGAAGCAGGGTCACGAATCGCCAGAAGGACAAAGGAATCACATCAGACTCTTCAACGGCTGCTTGAACTAGCGGGTGTAGAGAAAGAAACTGCAGACAGTGAAGCCTGTATCATGGAACACGGGCTCTCCCCTGATTCATGTGACAAAATTAACAGGATTGTTGCTTTCATTGAAGAATGCATAACAGATAGTGAAATGAATCAGCGTTTCAGGGAGATCCTGAATGATTCAGATGCTGCTCACTACCATAAGTAA
- a CDS encoding YkgJ family cysteine cluster protein: MSRISDQQLYSEIGRTDFTCIRCGACCRETEPGSNLVLVSPGEVRTIMAATSLTFDEVAEPYPDQIHEGDRKYTLGWALRREGDRCRFLGEGGCSIYQSRPWICRTYPFMINNGSLITFPCNGIGTSTGEEPRVINQMIQDLIDRQRAETAEEERISEVLTRVKIPDGKLVVIDGEGMRIMNG; encoded by the coding sequence TTGAGCAGAATTTCTGACCAGCAATTATACTCAGAGATCGGGAGAACTGACTTCACCTGTATCAGGTGTGGTGCATGCTGCAGGGAGACTGAACCGGGATCAAATCTTGTTCTGGTAAGCCCGGGAGAGGTGAGAACGATCATGGCTGCCACTTCGCTCACATTCGATGAGGTTGCAGAACCATACCCGGACCAGATTCATGAGGGTGATCGAAAGTATACCCTCGGATGGGCACTCAGGCGTGAAGGTGACAGATGCAGGTTTCTTGGTGAAGGAGGCTGCTCGATCTACCAATCCCGCCCCTGGATATGCAGGACATATCCATTTATGATCAATAATGGGAGCCTGATAACATTCCCCTGTAATGGAATAGGAACCAGTACGGGTGAAGAGCCGAGGGTCATAAACCAGATGATACAGGACCTGATAGACCGGCAGCGAGCAGAAACAGCAGAAGAAGAGCGTATTTCAGAAGTCCTTACCCGGGTGAAGATCCCAGACGGAAAACTGGTGGTTATCGATGGAGAAGGCATGAGGATAATGAATGGGTGA
- a CDS encoding manganese efflux pump MntP family protein, with the protein MDLISVIAIAVSLGMDCFAVSIAAGIAVREGRLSVISRIAILFGLFQFGMTLLGWTGGSLIFAWIEPFDHWVAAILLGFIGGKMIQEGLSDSDEERIDFYSVSVLLVLAVATSIDALAVGLSMAVLQVQILFPALIIGTGAVVMSGAGFWIGKRFGDHIGSKAEILGGIVLILIGLKILTEHIIGG; encoded by the coding sequence GTGGACCTTATAAGTGTCATTGCAATAGCCGTAAGCTTGGGGATGGACTGTTTTGCCGTCTCAATCGCTGCGGGTATAGCCGTTCGAGAGGGACGGCTCTCCGTCATCTCCAGGATCGCCATTCTCTTTGGTCTGTTTCAATTCGGTATGACGCTCCTGGGGTGGACCGGAGGTTCACTCATCTTTGCCTGGATAGAACCGTTTGATCACTGGGTCGCTGCTATTCTTCTTGGATTCATCGGTGGGAAAATGATTCAGGAAGGGTTATCTGATTCTGATGAGGAGAGAATCGACTTTTATTCAGTATCAGTTCTGCTTGTCCTTGCGGTTGCCACAAGTATTGATGCACTTGCTGTCGGGCTCTCTATGGCTGTTTTGCAGGTGCAGATACTCTTCCCTGCCCTGATCATCGGAACCGGGGCAGTCGTTATGTCTGGCGCCGGGTTCTGGATCGGTAAACGATTTGGTGATCATATCGGTTCAAAGGCCGAGATACTAGGTGGGATTGTTCTGATCCTGATCGGTCTGAAGATCCTGACTGAACATATCATTGGAGGATAA
- a CDS encoding PLP-dependent aminotransferase family protein: MSGSVSYRFSQRLSHVPASFLGELFRVSSQPDVISFAGGLPDANRFDIEGIRSASEEVFAQEGKTALQYTTTDGYLPLRTYIASRYRSRLGLDADPEDIQIVNGSQQCLDLVAKILVDPGDHVLIERPGYLGAIEAFSYYEPVFDPVQALDGLIGPDPDAVRGLVTDNNPVLWYGIPNSQNPSGMTWSPDIRREIADILDGTDTLLYEDDAFGELFFDGRPREPVKKWLPHQTIMTGSFSKTISPGLRCGWIWAPHPVIEEFNRAKQAADLHSNLLSQMILARYLETTDIDRRIRETARVYEERCHLMEEIIDDRFLAGTHRTSPEGGIFLMVTLPSGIDSMDVFRQGVSNGVAVMPGSPFYIDRGGGNTIRLNFSTVDLNQITEGMERLSKVIKSLK, translated from the coding sequence ATGAGCGGCTCTGTATCATACCGCTTCTCTCAACGCCTTTCGCACGTGCCTGCTTCATTTCTGGGTGAACTTTTTCGTGTCTCTTCACAGCCTGATGTGATCTCATTTGCTGGTGGCCTGCCAGATGCAAACAGGTTTGATATTGAGGGTATCAGATCGGCATCAGAAGAGGTGTTCGCGCAGGAAGGAAAGACTGCCCTTCAGTATACAACTACCGACGGATATCTTCCGCTTCGCACCTACATTGCATCTCGGTACCGATCCCGGCTCGGCCTTGATGCTGATCCTGAAGATATTCAGATCGTAAACGGTTCACAGCAGTGTCTTGATCTTGTCGCAAAGATCCTTGTTGATCCCGGTGATCATGTCCTTATTGAACGTCCCGGGTACCTGGGAGCGATAGAGGCTTTCTCATATTATGAGCCGGTATTTGATCCGGTTCAGGCTCTTGATGGTCTTATCGGCCCTGACCCTGATGCAGTGAGGGGGCTTGTTACCGATAATAACCCTGTTCTTTGGTATGGGATACCAAACTCACAGAATCCATCGGGAATGACCTGGTCTCCCGATATTCGCAGGGAGATCGCTGATATTCTGGATGGAACGGACACTCTTCTGTATGAGGACGATGCGTTTGGTGAACTCTTCTTTGATGGAAGACCAAGGGAACCGGTTAAGAAATGGCTCCCTCATCAGACCATTATGACCGGTTCATTCTCAAAGACTATCTCACCAGGGCTTCGGTGTGGATGGATCTGGGCCCCTCATCCGGTGATTGAAGAGTTCAACAGGGCAAAGCAGGCTGCAGATCTCCACTCCAATCTGCTTTCCCAGATGATACTGGCCCGATATCTGGAAACTACTGACATTGATCGACGTATCAGGGAGACAGCCCGGGTATACGAAGAGCGGTGTCATCTTATGGAAGAGATCATTGATGACCGGTTTCTGGCTGGGACTCATCGAACCAGTCCTGAAGGTGGTATATTCCTGATGGTAACCCTTCCTTCTGGTATTGATTCAATGGATGTGTTCAGGCAAGGAGTAAGCAATGGAGTTGCTGTTATGCCAGGATCCCCTTTTTACATTGACAGAGGCGGAGGGAACACAATCAGGCTGAACTTCTCGACCGTGGATCTCAACCAGATCACTGAAGGGATGGAACGGCTATCGAAGGTTATCAAATCCCTCAAATGA
- a CDS encoding GMP synthase subunit A, which translates to MLPIAVVNNHGQFNHLISRTLRDLDIESILIPNTTPPDDVATGYRGIILGGGPDIGRAGRSAEYLDLQLPVLGICLGLHIIATKFGGEVKPGRMGGYGAVTVSVVDQDAILQGYPDSIQVWASHADEVITAPPGFVKLATSDICGNEAVRHQDLPIFGVQWHPEVSHTFEGYRVFENFEKICQG; encoded by the coding sequence ATGCTCCCCATCGCTGTGGTTAATAATCATGGTCAGTTTAACCATCTGATCTCACGGACTCTCAGGGATCTTGATATTGAGTCGATCCTGATTCCAAATACCACTCCCCCTGATGATGTTGCAACCGGATACCGAGGTATCATCCTCGGCGGAGGGCCGGATATCGGTCGTGCAGGCAGATCCGCAGAATATCTGGACCTACAACTTCCTGTGCTCGGGATCTGTCTCGGGCTCCATATCATCGCAACTAAGTTCGGAGGAGAGGTGAAACCCGGACGCATGGGCGGATATGGTGCCGTTACTGTCTCAGTGGTTGACCAGGATGCTATTCTCCAGGGGTATCCTGATAGCATCCAGGTCTGGGCATCCCATGCCGATGAGGTGATCACTGCTCCACCTGGATTTGTTAAGCTGGCTACATCTGACATCTGCGGAAATGAAGCAGTACGGCACCAGGATCTTCCCATCTTCGGGGTTCAGTGGCACCCGGAGGTCAGCCATACCTTTGAAGGGTATCGTGTGTTTGAAAATTTTGAAAAGATCTGCCAGGGTTGA
- a CDS encoding extracellular solute-binding protein, which produces MTQLKSDRLSSNGTSIRSSSIFPPPSLFGFLLPVTVLFFFLLACGCTTTPVIPGDPGSAGVTILVDDPSALPAVQELGREYENKTGVSVSVKQVNGPGEDGASHPQGDLLIAGISRIPVYATIGQLEPLNTYLNSSPDVNWSVFERPSLIMVGEYPDRSGSIYALPFNQDALGIVYRSDLLDDPNESAAFCLTYGYPLGAPGSYKELADIAEFFSRNESHLAGIGFAGLNGTDPISSPWLSFVSSYGSAMCDSSSGVATGTWNNSRTASALSAMRNISRYEPAGAEKWGDKDVADALGSGAIATGITWFSQFPGIQAKAQEYNLSLGYLPLPGEITDEGSFRAITVRIDGVGILKDGSLDRAEEFLAWFYSPTVQLSFAESGHQPAVLTVLDSYPYMSMNPFNRALPESMRIGVSTEKGEHTEAVRHVCEEAVQSIISPVGNLSHDEIFQILNRSASSIDSIRKSGISSP; this is translated from the coding sequence ATGACTCAATTGAAATCAGACCGTCTCTCATCTAACGGCACATCAATTCGTTCCAGTTCCATCTTCCCCCCTCCCTCTCTCTTCGGTTTTTTGCTGCCTGTCACTGTTTTGTTTTTCTTCCTGTTGGCATGTGGCTGTACAACAACTCCTGTGATACCAGGAGATCCAGGAAGTGCGGGAGTAACAATTCTTGTTGATGATCCTTCTGCATTACCTGCTGTTCAGGAACTTGGCCGCGAATATGAGAACAAGACCGGGGTGTCTGTATCAGTAAAACAGGTCAATGGTCCGGGTGAAGATGGAGCATCTCATCCACAAGGCGATCTTCTCATCGCAGGGATAAGCCGCATTCCTGTCTATGCCACAATAGGTCAGCTTGAACCGCTCAACACCTACCTGAACTCCAGCCCTGATGTCAACTGGAGTGTGTTTGAACGCCCGTCTCTTATTATGGTGGGAGAATACCCTGATCGATCAGGTTCAATCTATGCCCTCCCCTTCAATCAGGATGCACTCGGTATTGTATACCGGTCAGATCTCCTTGATGATCCCAATGAGTCTGCTGCGTTCTGCTTAACATACGGCTATCCTCTCGGAGCTCCGGGTAGTTACAAAGAACTCGCTGACATTGCAGAGTTCTTCTCTCGCAATGAATCCCATCTGGCTGGCATCGGGTTTGCCGGTCTTAATGGGACAGATCCCATCTCTTCGCCGTGGTTAAGTTTTGTCTCCTCGTATGGTTCAGCAATGTGCGATTCCTCATCAGGAGTGGCAACAGGAACCTGGAATAACAGCAGAACAGCATCGGCACTGAGTGCAATGCGAAACATCTCCCGGTATGAACCTGCTGGTGCAGAAAAATGGGGTGACAAAGATGTTGCAGATGCACTTGGTTCTGGTGCTATTGCAACGGGTATCACATGGTTTTCACAGTTCCCAGGTATCCAGGCTAAAGCACAGGAGTATAATCTCTCACTCGGGTACCTGCCCCTCCCTGGAGAGATCACAGATGAGGGATCTTTCAGGGCCATCACCGTACGAATAGACGGGGTCGGTATCCTCAAAGATGGATCCTTGGATCGTGCAGAGGAGTTCCTGGCCTGGTTCTACTCACCTACAGTCCAGTTATCCTTTGCAGAGTCAGGACATCAGCCTGCTGTCCTGACTGTGCTCGACTCCTATCCGTATATGAGTATGAATCCCTTCAACCGGGCTTTACCGGAAAGTATGCGAATTGGAGTGAGTACTGAAAAGGGTGAACACACTGAAGCAGTCAGACATGTATGCGAAGAGGCAGTACAATCAATTATCTCACCGGTTGGCAATCTATCTCATGATGAGATATTTCAAATCCTGAACAGGTCTGCATCCTCGATCGATTCTATCAGAAAAAGCGGGATCTCCTCCCCCTGA
- a CDS encoding TIGR00303 family protein, with product MTLLSRSHTHIPKSPLFCGVLANTLLSTVPGLSGAGPNPQGSLMVPNLDAELIIQGKITSCDATPNTGTGCPTPASITRSMAELAGFPVLFINAGLAHQPNVPCLDFYSSPGQDPRKEPAVPDTQRLYTNGQWAGRFFSETYDTLVIGECVPGGTTTALCILRACGYQAHVSSAAAKSPKELKEEIVTVVLQRAKTLGTKNPLDLIREVGDPMMAVVAGIASTYTGTLFLAGGTQMLAVAAIVKAMGMAAPEVVTTVYVRDDKDANCIDLAAQIGAPLTIVDPDFGAIGHSGLVRYCIGEVKEGMGAGGAIFLAHLMGHQLPDIKESILRFVTTYCPSKPL from the coding sequence ATGACTCTCCTCTCCAGATCTCACACCCACATTCCGAAATCGCCCCTATTCTGTGGCGTTCTTGCAAATACTCTTCTTTCGACAGTACCCGGTCTTTCAGGTGCCGGTCCGAATCCGCAGGGATCCCTCATGGTTCCAAACCTGGATGCTGAACTCATCATACAGGGCAAGATCACCAGCTGCGATGCAACGCCCAACACAGGGACGGGATGCCCGACCCCTGCTTCCATCACCAGGTCCATGGCAGAACTGGCAGGGTTTCCTGTCCTTTTCATTAATGCCGGCCTTGCTCATCAGCCAAATGTTCCCTGCCTTGATTTCTACTCTTCACCTGGACAGGACCCCAGAAAGGAACCTGCAGTGCCTGATACACAACGATTGTATACCAATGGACAATGGGCAGGAAGATTCTTCTCAGAAACGTACGACACACTGGTGATCGGAGAATGTGTCCCTGGAGGGACCACAACAGCACTCTGTATCCTTCGTGCATGCGGGTATCAGGCCCATGTCAGCAGTGCTGCAGCAAAGAGCCCAAAAGAACTCAAAGAGGAGATCGTAACAGTTGTCCTCCAGCGTGCCAAGACTTTAGGGACAAAAAATCCTCTTGACCTCATCAGAGAAGTGGGTGATCCAATGATGGCGGTTGTTGCGGGAATTGCCAGCACCTATACAGGTACACTCTTTCTCGCCGGTGGAACCCAGATGCTGGCAGTTGCCGCTATCGTAAAGGCAATGGGCATGGCGGCTCCAGAAGTGGTCACCACAGTATATGTCCGTGACGATAAGGATGCAAACTGCATTGATCTTGCTGCACAGATTGGAGCACCTCTCACCATCGTCGATCCTGATTTTGGGGCAATAGGGCACTCAGGATTGGTACGATACTGTATTGGAGAGGTGAAAGAAGGGATGGGAGCAGGAGGAGCAATATTTCTAGCCCACCTGATGGGCCATCAGCTCCCTGATATCAAGGAGTCGATTCTCAGATTTGTCACAACCTACTGTCCCTCAAAACCTTTGTAG
- a CDS encoding TraB/GumN family protein: MGEIRIIGTAHVSQKSVDEVIEAIGEWNPDVVAIELDQGRYNGLKQQQQNPDIEEMLHAQNFNQLLIQWVLAYIQRKIGMDVGVEPGAEMKAAIAETEGRGIELALIDRDIRVTLHRFWASMSILEKLKMFYSLAGSLVVADNASEMIDIEELKKEDFVTVAMEEFHKFSPRGAYALISERDAYMSYHLIQLGQTHERVLAVVGAGHRKGIDGFLKNPKSLPPMPSLVETIKTRPWGKIFAAAVMVVFALIILAIIFSGVGTDVLILALIYWVIIHGIPTMVCTLLAGGHPLSALTGFLISPISALHPLIAAGWFSAIVEAKIRKPRPSDVKKIFSAESFAEMRKIPLFKVVLVAALANVGSSIGTFAYFIFIFPILGIDPSVLLSTGFENMIHAITNLFTG, translated from the coding sequence ATGGGTGAGATCAGGATTATCGGGACAGCACATGTCTCACAGAAGAGCGTTGATGAAGTAATCGAGGCGATCGGGGAATGGAACCCGGACGTTGTTGCCATTGAACTTGATCAGGGAAGATACAACGGACTAAAACAGCAGCAGCAGAATCCGGACATCGAAGAGATGCTTCATGCCCAAAATTTTAACCAACTGCTGATCCAGTGGGTTCTCGCATATATTCAGAGAAAAATCGGAATGGATGTGGGAGTGGAACCCGGCGCTGAGATGAAGGCGGCGATCGCTGAGACTGAAGGAAGAGGAATTGAACTCGCTCTGATCGATCGGGATATCAGGGTGACACTTCATCGATTCTGGGCTTCCATGTCGATACTTGAAAAACTCAAGATGTTTTATTCCCTTGCAGGCTCCCTCGTGGTTGCAGATAATGCAAGTGAGATGATCGACATTGAAGAACTTAAGAAAGAGGACTTTGTCACAGTGGCGATGGAAGAGTTCCACAAGTTCTCCCCACGTGGGGCATATGCCTTAATATCTGAACGGGATGCCTACATGTCCTATCATCTGATACAACTTGGGCAGACCCATGAAAGGGTACTTGCAGTGGTAGGAGCGGGCCACCGGAAGGGCATCGACGGATTCCTCAAAAACCCGAAGTCACTCCCTCCGATGCCTAGTCTCGTGGAGACGATCAAAACACGGCCATGGGGAAAGATTTTTGCTGCAGCTGTGATGGTTGTTTTTGCCCTGATCATCCTGGCCATCATCTTCTCAGGAGTCGGGACCGATGTACTCATCCTTGCTCTCATATACTGGGTGATCATACATGGAATTCCGACAATGGTGTGTACCCTTCTTGCAGGCGGACATCCCCTCTCGGCACTGACCGGATTTCTCATCTCACCAATCTCTGCACTGCACCCACTCATCGCAGCGGGATGGTTCTCGGCGATTGTTGAGGCAAAGATCAGAAAACCCCGTCCTTCTGATGTGAAGAAGATCTTTTCGGCAGAATCATTTGCAGAGATGAGGAAGATTCCCCTCTTCAAAGTTGTGCTGGTCGCAGCTCTTGCAAACGTCGGGAGTAGCATCGGAACCTTTGCTTACTTTATCTTCATCTTCCCAATCCTCGGGATTGACCCAAGTGTGCTCCTCTCCACCGGATTTGAAAACATGATTCATGCGATCACAAACCTTTTCACCGGATGA
- the cobS gene encoding adenosylcobinamide-GDP ribazoletransferase — MNPLNPVIALLQFTTILPLGRMAPFEAFSRNVWLYPLAGYVTGGVAGVVLFLLPAPPLVAAGIGLTIVLFVTGCNHLDGLLDLGDGLMAHGSREIRVRALTDRTIGTGGIALGLMVTLISWSSLASLHLAFIAIILAEVAGKYTMAIMTIFGRPFHKGLHAMLHKYTSPWFAIPSTLLLLPLLLLPVSIVSIGFMGAVMIVVPAILITLSTRLFGGVNGDVTGAGGEITRAGVLAVLACTSAVSAPSLMDILL, encoded by the coding sequence ATGAATCCCCTGAACCCGGTCATTGCCCTTCTCCAGTTTACTACAATCCTTCCTCTTGGAAGAATGGCACCGTTTGAGGCATTCTCCCGGAATGTCTGGCTCTATCCGCTTGCTGGGTATGTCACCGGGGGGGTTGCAGGTGTGGTTCTTTTTCTTCTTCCCGCTCCCCCGCTTGTAGCAGCAGGAATAGGACTTACCATTGTGCTCTTTGTCACGGGTTGCAACCATCTGGACGGTCTTCTGGATCTCGGAGACGGGCTGATGGCACATGGTAGCCGCGAGATCAGGGTACGGGCCCTTACCGACCGGACGATAGGGACCGGTGGGATAGCACTTGGGCTTATGGTAACCCTGATCTCCTGGAGTTCCCTTGCTTCACTGCATCTGGCATTCATCGCAATTATCCTTGCAGAAGTTGCGGGAAAATATACTATGGCGATCATGACGATCTTTGGCAGGCCGTTTCATAAGGGACTTCATGCGATGCTGCACAAGTACACTTCTCCATGGTTTGCCATCCCGTCAACTCTTCTTCTTCTCCCGCTTCTCCTTCTCCCGGTTTCGATTGTATCAATCGGGTTTATGGGTGCAGTAATGATTGTAGTGCCTGCTATACTCATCACTCTTTCAACCCGGCTTTTCGGAGGAGTAAACGGGGATGTTACTGGTGCAGGCGGAGAGATCACCCGTGCAGGGGTGCTGGCTGTTCTCGCCTGTACCTCGGCTGTATCCGCACCGTCCCTGATGGATATTTTGCTTTGA
- a CDS encoding diphthine--ammonia ligase, whose translation MRFAVLLSGGKDSIYSCWRAMQSGEVVCFITIRSRNTDSYMFHTPNIDLTRLQAEAAGIPLIEWQTAGEEEAELDDLRAALREAINTYAIEGVVSGAIQSVYQASRVQRICLELGLWSFNPLWLCEQEEYLSELIENRFEIIIAGIFSAPFNETWLGRRIDPEFVNRLLSIRSKYDISLTGEGGEYESFVCDAPFFTRRIVITRSEMIYKNHNGRFLITGAELEDK comes from the coding sequence ATGAGGTTCGCTGTACTCCTATCAGGTGGAAAGGATTCCATTTACTCATGCTGGAGAGCGATGCAGTCTGGTGAAGTCGTCTGTTTTATCACGATACGATCCCGCAACACTGACAGTTACATGTTTCATACCCCGAACATTGATCTGACCCGTCTCCAGGCAGAAGCAGCAGGTATTCCGTTGATCGAATGGCAGACAGCAGGAGAGGAAGAGGCAGAGCTCGATGATCTGAGGGCGGCTTTACGTGAAGCTATCAACACGTATGCAATTGAAGGGGTTGTCTCCGGTGCCATTCAGTCAGTGTACCAGGCTTCACGTGTCCAGCGGATCTGTCTGGAACTAGGGCTCTGGTCATTCAACCCACTCTGGCTCTGTGAACAGGAGGAATACCTGAGCGAACTGATTGAAAACCGGTTTGAGATAATTATCGCAGGAATCTTCTCTGCACCGTTTAATGAGACCTGGCTTGGACGAAGGATCGATCCTGAATTCGTGAACAGGCTACTTTCAATCAGGAGCAAGTACGACATCTCTCTCACCGGAGAAGGGGGAGAGTATGAGAGTTTTGTCTGTGATGCCCCCTTCTTCACCCGTCGTATCGTGATCACCAGATCAGAGATGATATACAAAAATCATAACGGAAGATTCCTGATCACCGGTGCTGAACTGGAGGACAAATGA
- a CDS encoding tetratricopeptide repeat protein codes for MQSGMNTEGSDPAKQTYILGLKKYRDGDLKAACPYFSQAIDGGIDDFDILYYRGMCHLEVGDFQSALIDFEVLVRRQPENSEYLFRRGFIHYKLGMSAEAIRDLALVPEDFDDCSIRWHYLAVLFYKDGEYEAALSAIEKALAKFPTMPKIWFNAGVILAAMDQTDRADLAFVTAAKLDNRLTSVPRMILE; via the coding sequence ATGCAGTCAGGAATGAACACTGAAGGATCTGATCCGGCAAAGCAGACCTATATTCTGGGTCTAAAAAAGTACCGTGATGGAGATCTGAAAGCGGCCTGTCCGTATTTCTCCCAGGCAATCGACGGAGGTATTGATGATTTTGACATCCTCTATTACCGCGGGATGTGCCATCTCGAAGTAGGTGATTTTCAGTCAGCCTTAATCGACTTTGAAGTACTGGTCAGACGACAGCCTGAAAATTCTGAATACCTTTTCAGGCGTGGATTCATTCACTATAAACTTGGTATGAGTGCAGAAGCCATCCGGGATCTCGCCCTGGTTCCTGAAGATTTTGATGATTGTTCAATCAGGTGGCATTATCTGGCAGTTCTCTTTTATAAGGATGGTGAATATGAGGCTGCACTTTCGGCTATCGAGAAGGCCTTGGCAAAGTTTCCTACTATGCCGAAGATCTGGTTCAATGCCGGAGTAATCCTGGCAGCCATGGATCAGACCGATCGTGCCGATCTCGCATTCGTAACCGCTGCTAAACTTGACAACAGGCTCACAAGTGTACCCCGTATGATCCTGGAGTGA
- a CDS encoding GNAT family protein, giving the protein MIHPPYHLFLEKMKDYPVLQTGRLILRQFFFEEACIVRNLAGSAEVANGCIHIPHPYGIGLAEIWIACHSTWYAEGSQLVFAVTRKEDGWIIGAVGLTFEHEHNRAEIGYWIGLPFWNYGYATEAAAAAITYAFDELLIHRITALHFVRNVASGRVLEKLGMHQEGILKEHLLKDGVWEDVIIRAILRSEGGNYSEPGITWHSGGAV; this is encoded by the coding sequence ATGATCCATCCCCCGTATCATCTTTTTTTAGAAAAAATGAAAGATTACCCGGTTCTTCAGACTGGCAGGCTTATTTTAAGGCAGTTCTTTTTTGAAGAGGCATGCATAGTAAGGAACCTTGCCGGTTCTGCAGAGGTCGCCAATGGATGCATACATATACCCCACCCATATGGAATCGGTCTGGCAGAGATCTGGATAGCGTGTCATTCAACATGGTATGCTGAAGGATCGCAGCTCGTCTTTGCAGTTACAAGGAAAGAAGACGGATGGATCATCGGGGCCGTTGGCCTCACATTTGAACATGAACATAACCGTGCCGAGATCGGATACTGGATCGGACTCCCGTTCTGGAACTATGGGTATGCAACCGAAGCTGCAGCAGCAGCCATTACATATGCATTTGATGAGCTCCTCATACACCGTATCACTGCTTTACATTTTGTGAGAAACGTGGCATCAGGGAGAGTACTTGAGAAACTAGGGATGCACCAGGAAGGAATACTCAAAGAACATCTTCTAAAAGACGGTGTCTGGGAGGATGTAATTATCAGAGCCATACTTCGTAGTGAGGGGGGAAACTATTCAGAACCAGGGATAACATGGCATTCAGGTGGTGCGGTATGA